A portion of the Thermococcus sp. EP1 genome contains these proteins:
- a CDS encoding 50S ribosomal protein L31e: MAEERVYVVPIRKIIKIVPRWKRAPRAARYVREFVARHTKADEVIIGTDVNEKIWERGIEKPPSKLRVKVTIEEREGVKVAEVHLA, encoded by the coding sequence ATGGCAGAGGAGAGAGTTTACGTAGTCCCGATTAGAAAGATCATAAAGATAGTTCCAAGATGGAAGAGAGCACCAAGAGCTGCTCGCTACGTTAGAGAGTTTGTAGCAAGACACACAAAGGCAGATGAGGTTATCATAGGTACAGACGTTAACGAGAAAATCTGGGAGCGCGGAATAGAAAAGCCACCAAGCAAGCTCCGTGTTAAGGTCACTATTGAGGAAAGAGAAGGCGTTAAGGTGGCTGAGGTCCACCTTGCTTGA
- a CDS encoding 4Fe-4S binding protein: MSEIPHYLKEGFLSVEELKEYVGLPSEERLRQRPVAVPECPQEIPCTPCAEICPTNAVLMEHPNAVPVVDYEKCIGCSLCVQICPGLAFFMVHYIGEKAKVTMPHEVLPVPQVGEEVVLLNRIGEEVGKGKVVTVIPREKSKGDTPIITVEVPLELAWDVRAVKVVRE, from the coding sequence ATGAGTGAAATCCCTCACTATTTGAAAGAAGGATTTCTAAGCGTTGAAGAGTTGAAAGAGTACGTTGGGTTGCCGAGTGAGGAGAGATTAAGGCAAAGGCCAGTGGCAGTTCCAGAGTGCCCGCAGGAAATCCCGTGTACTCCGTGTGCGGAGATCTGTCCTACAAACGCTGTTCTCATGGAGCATCCAAACGCGGTTCCTGTTGTTGATTATGAAAAATGCATTGGCTGTTCTCTTTGTGTGCAAATTTGTCCAGGATTGGCATTTTTCATGGTTCACTACATTGGAGAGAAAGCAAAAGTGACAATGCCTCATGAAGTTCTTCCAGTCCCGCAGGTTGGAGAGGAGGTTGTTCTGCTAAATAGAATTGGAGAAGAAGTAGGAAAGGGAAAGGTTGTAACAGTGATTCCAAGAGAGAAGAGCAAGGGAGATACACCAATAATAACTGTAGAGGTGCCCCTCGAATTAGCTTGGGACGTTAGGGCTGTAAAGGTGGTGAGAGAATGA
- the rpl18a gene encoding 50S ribosomal protein L18Ae → MEVKVFRVKGIFEKEGRKFKFTKEYRALKPEDIKELVFSEIGSKHRVKRSKIVIESIEEIKPEEAENPIVKRLTLELA, encoded by the coding sequence ATGGAAGTTAAGGTATTCCGCGTTAAGGGGATCTTTGAAAAGGAAGGGAGAAAATTCAAATTCACCAAGGAATACAGAGCCCTAAAGCCAGAAGATATTAAAGAGCTTGTCTTTTCAGAAATTGGAAGCAAACACCGTGTTAAGAGGTCAAAGATCGTCATAGAGAGCATCGAAGAGATAAAACCAGAGGAAGCTGAGAACCCAATCGTTAAGAGACTTACCTTGGAACTCGCTTGA
- the pfdA gene encoding prefoldin subunit alpha, protein MENREQLERLAYEYQLLQAQAQLLAQNLELLTLGRNEFQAVKETLEGLKNVEEENPEILVPIGAGSFLKGKIEDKNNAIVSVGSGYAIEKSIDDAITYLDERIREYDEAIKKTQEALQQLEGKLQNLAQKAQKLQQEQAMGFKVPKK, encoded by the coding sequence ATGGAGAATAGGGAACAACTTGAGAGGTTGGCTTATGAGTATCAGCTTTTACAGGCACAAGCACAGCTTTTGGCTCAAAACCTTGAACTCTTAACCCTTGGAAGGAATGAGTTCCAAGCCGTGAAAGAGACACTCGAAGGACTGAAGAACGTTGAAGAAGAAAATCCCGAGATTCTGGTTCCAATAGGTGCAGGTTCATTTCTGAAAGGAAAAATAGAGGACAAGAACAATGCAATTGTTAGTGTAGGTTCTGGCTATGCAATCGAAAAAAGCATTGATGATGCAATCACGTACTTGGATGAGAGAATTAGAGAATATGATGAGGCTATAAAAAAGACCCAGGAAGCTCTTCAGCAGCTTGAGGGCAAACTCCAAAACTTAGCCCAAAAGGCTCAAAAATTACAACAAGAGCAAGCCATGGGGTTTAAAGTCCCCAAGAAGTGA
- a CDS encoding DUF4932 domain-containing protein, translating to MKRASFVLFFIVIVSTFPQASAEAPEIIIEVNPNLELFAVVYILAFNGSDPFIIAPQRYISDVLTYFDSYRDHPAVYLMRETIPKDLPHYMRDYSINGFAAKLTSTPYLGNMSENDPILSEFYRALASFAKESNFMEFYEAHRGEYEKVLEPAKRALTSELFQEFEELFGYQYKTFHIALSYSLRIHPGSRVIGEVAYYFGYVAFMPESYSTISYLFLATHEYSHTFINPLVSKYLSEFSELEYYLQEVRSEIAYATYDKHFDTNYVYLSENLVEALTNYLLLNFKHELVHDLPKYFVLRDHTLGYYLVRDLMGEFEIFESSKKTSETFEDYIPRLIEHMKEWATPENVSEYFEKRVPPSGFRLFDRGYLEGEVIIVYGAKNPDPNGIEYDKETAFMLKELIEEDDIWRLYNGKPKITVKAENELNEEDLKQNLVLIGGPAANGIVQNLTTLPLKFVFNGSWILEKNVTNFETFTSFAIEKEVYTELKERSKIIHGYPLGVVEVIRNPWNEENLLAIIAGVDRYSTRRLAKDFRAYPRSYGIESGNYTEVGFYVPSG from the coding sequence ATGAAGAGAGCATCCTTTGTGTTATTCTTCATTGTTATTGTCTCTACCTTTCCTCAAGCCTCTGCAGAAGCTCCTGAAATAATCATTGAGGTAAATCCAAACCTTGAGCTTTTTGCTGTTGTGTATATCTTAGCATTTAACGGGAGCGACCCATTTATAATAGCTCCTCAGAGATATATTAGCGATGTTTTGACATATTTTGATTCCTACAGAGATCATCCTGCTGTGTATTTGATGAGAGAGACAATTCCTAAAGATTTGCCTCACTATATGAGAGACTACTCAATAAATGGATTTGCGGCAAAACTGACATCTACGCCCTATCTTGGCAATATGAGTGAAAATGACCCTATTTTAAGTGAGTTTTATAGAGCTCTCGCGAGTTTTGCAAAGGAGAGCAACTTTATGGAATTCTATGAGGCCCATAGAGGAGAATACGAGAAAGTTTTAGAGCCGGCCAAAAGAGCACTCACTTCAGAGCTCTTTCAAGAGTTCGAGGAGTTATTTGGATATCAGTATAAGACTTTTCACATAGCTCTCTCCTATTCCTTGAGAATTCACCCTGGGAGCAGAGTGATTGGTGAAGTTGCGTATTATTTTGGCTACGTTGCTTTTATGCCTGAATCCTACTCCACGATTTCTTACCTTTTCTTGGCCACTCACGAGTATTCTCACACGTTTATCAACCCTCTTGTTTCAAAGTACTTATCCGAATTTTCGGAGCTTGAGTATTACCTTCAGGAGGTTAGGAGTGAGATCGCTTATGCAACTTATGACAAGCACTTTGATACAAACTATGTCTATCTCTCTGAGAACCTTGTGGAGGCATTAACAAATTATCTCCTCCTGAACTTTAAGCACGAACTTGTTCATGATCTCCCAAAATACTTTGTCTTAAGGGATCATACACTGGGATACTACCTGGTTAGGGATTTAATGGGAGAGTTTGAGATTTTTGAGAGTTCGAAGAAGACAAGTGAGACCTTTGAGGATTATATCCCAAGGTTAATAGAGCACATGAAAGAATGGGCAACTCCGGAAAACGTTAGTGAATACTTTGAGAAGAGAGTTCCACCCAGTGGGTTTAGACTTTTTGACAGAGGTTATTTGGAAGGGGAAGTCATAATAGTATATGGAGCTAAAAATCCTGATCCTAACGGCATAGAGTATGACAAAGAGACTGCTTTTATGCTCAAAGAGCTTATAGAAGAAGATGATATCTGGAGGCTTTACAACGGCAAGCCAAAAATTACCGTAAAAGCTGAGAACGAGCTAAACGAAGAAGATCTAAAGCAAAACCTCGTACTCATTGGAGGACCAGCGGCAAATGGGATAGTGCAAAACCTAACAACTCTTCCCCTGAAATTTGTCTTCAACGGCTCATGGATTTTAGAGAAGAATGTAACTAACTTTGAAACTTTTACAAGTTTCGCTATTGAAAAAGAGGTTTATACGGAACTTAAGGAAAGGAGTAAAATCATTCATGGTTATCCTCTGGGAGTTGTTGAGGTCATAAGGAATCCTTGGAACGAGGAAAACCTTTTAGCAATAATAGCTGGAGTGGATAGATACTCTACCAGAAGACTAGCAAAAGACTTCAGGGCCTATCCTCGTAGTTACGGCATTGAAAGCGGCAACTACACAGAAGTCGGATTTTATGTGCCTAGTGGTTAA
- a CDS encoding (2Fe-2S)-binding protein has protein sequence MNEKGEKIICRCNEVTVEEIEALIEQGVEDIEMIKRLLRIGMGPCQGRTCLPMVISILARKTGKSPDEIKLPATRIPIRPVPAGVLVGEMDEE, from the coding sequence ATGAACGAAAAAGGCGAGAAGATAATCTGCAGGTGTAATGAGGTAACTGTGGAAGAAATTGAAGCCCTCATTGAACAGGGAGTTGAGGACATTGAAATGATAAAAAGGCTTCTCAGAATAGGCATGGGACCATGCCAAGGAAGAACCTGTCTTCCAATGGTTATCAGTATATTAGCAAGGAAAACCGGTAAAAGCCCAGATGAAATAAAGCTTCCTGCAACGAGAATCCCAATTAGACCCGTTCCAGCAGGAGTTTTGGTGGGTGAGATGGATGAAGAGTAA
- a CDS encoding translation initiation factor IF-6, producing the protein MHIERLDFENSPYLGVFGLASDNFALIREGLQEKKLDVLREVLKVPIIETSIMKSRIVGIFAVANSRAIVVPYYIWDTELEKIRTTLRENGFDVSVEPVLSKLTAFGNLILVNDKAALISAKFTREEAKQFEDIFDVEVERGIIANYHAVGSVGIVTNKGGLVHPEATDEELEWLEGLFKVDFYVGTANMGVPFVGSCMIANSFGVVVGHLTTGPEIVKIEEALGFLG; encoded by the coding sequence ATGCACATTGAGAGACTTGACTTTGAGAATTCACCGTACCTTGGAGTTTTTGGGTTAGCTAGTGATAACTTTGCCCTGATCAGAGAGGGCCTTCAAGAAAAGAAGCTTGATGTGTTAAGGGAAGTTTTAAAAGTCCCCATCATAGAGACGAGCATAATGAAATCTAGGATAGTTGGCATCTTTGCTGTTGCTAACTCAAGGGCAATTGTTGTTCCTTACTATATCTGGGATACGGAGCTCGAGAAAATTAGAACTACCCTACGAGAAAACGGTTTTGATGTTAGTGTGGAACCAGTCTTGAGTAAGTTAACTGCCTTTGGAAACTTGATCCTTGTGAACGACAAAGCTGCTCTAATTAGTGCGAAGTTCACAAGAGAAGAAGCAAAACAGTTTGAAGACATATTTGATGTTGAAGTGGAAAGAGGAATAATAGCTAACTATCATGCCGTTGGAAGCGTTGGAATCGTCACTAACAAAGGTGGATTAGTCCACCCGGAGGCTACTGATGAAGAGCTTGAATGGCTCGAAGGTCTCTTTAAAGTTGATTTTTATGTTGGAACCGCCAACATGGGTGTGCCCTTTGTGGGCTCATGCATGATTGCAAATTCCTTTGGTGTTGTCGTTGGGCATCTTACAACGGGTCCTGAAATAGTTAAGATTGAAGAAGCACTAGGATTTTTGGGGTGA
- a CDS encoding SDR family oxidoreductase, with protein sequence MIKNKLIVVTGGAGFIGSHIAEELSKDNDVIVIDNLYAGKIKNIPPNVKFIQADIRDYKSIAELISQADYVFHEAALVSVVESVERPLLTEEINVLGTLNILKALSDGHGKLIFASSAAVYGDNQNLPLKESEKPKPLSPYGITKVSAEYYCKVFYELYGVPTVSLRYFNVFGERQGYNQYAGVISIFINRALKGDPLIIYGDGKQTRDFIYVKDVVKANILAAESSKTNGRVFNVAKGERTTILELALKIIEVTDSSSSILFDKPRPGDIKHSQADISEIKKLGFKPEYSLEEGLLKTIEWYRGKT encoded by the coding sequence ATGATAAAAAACAAACTCATTGTTGTCACAGGAGGAGCTGGCTTTATAGGTTCACACATCGCCGAGGAGCTTAGCAAAGATAATGATGTTATAGTTATTGATAATCTTTATGCTGGTAAAATCAAGAATATTCCACCAAATGTAAAGTTCATTCAAGCTGATATTAGGGATTACAAAAGCATAGCGGAGCTGATTTCTCAAGCAGATTACGTCTTTCATGAGGCGGCTCTTGTGAGTGTGGTTGAGAGTGTAGAAAGACCACTCTTGACAGAAGAAATAAACGTTCTAGGCACATTAAATATTTTAAAAGCCTTGAGTGATGGACATGGGAAACTAATCTTTGCTTCCTCCGCAGCTGTCTATGGGGATAACCAGAACTTACCCCTAAAAGAGAGTGAAAAGCCTAAACCTCTCTCGCCCTATGGGATAACAAAAGTCTCTGCTGAGTATTACTGCAAAGTCTTTTATGAGCTCTATGGAGTCCCAACCGTAAGCTTGAGATACTTCAACGTCTTTGGGGAGAGACAAGGGTATAACCAGTATGCCGGGGTTATAAGCATCTTTATCAACAGAGCCCTTAAAGGAGATCCCCTCATTATCTACGGCGATGGAAAGCAGACAAGAGACTTCATCTATGTTAAGGATGTTGTTAAGGCCAACATACTGGCAGCTGAGAGCAGTAAAACAAATGGGAGAGTATTCAATGTCGCAAAGGGAGAGAGAACAACTATTTTAGAGCTCGCCCTTAAAATCATCGAGGTTACAGATTCTTCAAGCTCAATACTCTTTGACAAGCCAAGACCCGGCGATATAAAGCACAGTCAAGCCGATATAAGTGAAATTAAAAAGCTTGGTTTTAAGCCAGAATATTCCCTCGAAGAAGGTCTCTTGAAGACCATAGAATGGTATCGGGGGAAAACCTAA
- a CDS encoding FAD-binding oxidoreductase, with amino-acid sequence MKSDIVIIGGGITGIAIAHELAKRGEEVTVLEKRFIGSGSTFRCGTGIRQQFNDEANVQVMKRSVELWKKYSEEYGFPFKQTGYLFLLYSEEEVEQFRENISIQNRFGVPTRLITPEEAKEIVPLLDTSEIIAASWNPTDGKADPFHATTAFALHAQEMGARILEYTEVKDIIIADNEIKAVKTNNGVIKTGIVINATNAWSKLINAMVKLPIRIPIEPYRHQAIITQPIKKNAINPMVISFKYKDSYLTQTDHGGIIGGIGYEVGPTYDLTPSYGFLREVTTYLSKIIPALRELLILRTWAGYYAKTPDSNPAIGKIEEISDYYIAAGFSGHGFMMGPAVGEMMADLIIKGKASLPVEWYDPYRFERGELRQKALQMG; translated from the coding sequence ATGAAGAGCGATATAGTAATAATTGGAGGAGGAATAACGGGAATTGCTATTGCTCACGAGCTTGCTAAACGAGGTGAGGAAGTAACTGTCCTTGAAAAAAGATTCATTGGTTCTGGTTCTACTTTTAGATGTGGAACAGGGATACGACAACAATTCAATGACGAGGCTAATGTCCAGGTTATGAAGCGCTCTGTAGAACTCTGGAAGAAATATAGTGAAGAATATGGCTTCCCATTTAAACAGACTGGTTATTTATTTTTGCTCTATAGCGAGGAAGAAGTTGAACAATTTAGAGAGAATATCTCCATCCAAAACAGATTTGGTGTTCCTACAAGGCTTATAACACCAGAAGAAGCAAAAGAAATAGTCCCTCTTCTAGATACAAGTGAGATTATAGCGGCTTCGTGGAATCCTACTGATGGAAAGGCAGATCCCTTCCATGCTACAACGGCATTTGCTCTTCATGCTCAAGAGATGGGTGCTAGGATATTGGAATATACTGAGGTCAAGGATATAATTATTGCAGATAATGAGATTAAAGCGGTAAAAACAAACAATGGTGTTATTAAGACAGGAATAGTTATCAATGCCACAAATGCTTGGTCAAAGCTCATTAATGCAATGGTAAAACTTCCAATAAGAATTCCAATTGAGCCTTATAGGCATCAGGCAATAATTACCCAACCTATAAAGAAGAATGCAATAAATCCAATGGTAATTTCTTTCAAATACAAAGATTCCTACCTAACTCAAACTGATCATGGGGGAATAATTGGAGGGATAGGATACGAAGTTGGGCCAACATACGATTTAACACCCTCATATGGATTTCTCCGTGAGGTTACAACATACCTTTCCAAGATAATTCCTGCTTTGAGAGAATTGCTAATATTGAGAACGTGGGCTGGGTATTATGCAAAGACTCCTGATAGTAATCCTGCAATAGGCAAGATAGAAGAGATAAGCGACTATTACATTGCAGCTGGCTTTAGTGGTCACGGCTTCATGATGGGACCAGCGGTGGGTGAGATGATGGCAGATTTAATCATCAAAGGGAAGGCTAGTTTGCCTGTAGAGTGGTATGATCCATACCGTTTTGAAAGAGGAGAACTAAGACAAAAAGCTTTACAAATGGGTTGA
- a CDS encoding FAD-dependent oxidoreductase, whose product MRLSEHPILNFEKVRGKEVTIYFEGTPIKAYEGETIAMALHAAGIRTFQYSTKKHRPRGLFCAIGKCSSCLMKVNGIPNVRTCITLVEDGMQIEMQEEKPLLPKTKKPPKWKEPPRIEADVIVIGGGPAGMMAAIHARDAGAKVVLLDENPMLGGQLVKQTHKFFGKREQFAGVRGIKIADILEEELRKRNIELFLETSAIMLLQEGEEKLVVGVRKNKELIEFKGKAVVVATGAMERMIPFENNDLPGVYGAGAIQTLMNTYGVKPGDKVLIVGAGNVGLILAYQLYQAGVKVEAIVEAMPKVGGYFVHAAKIRRLGIPILTRHTILRAEGKEKVERAIVAQLDENWKVISGTERVFEVDVIALAVGLRPSIELLHQVGCQIKYVPELGGHVVIRDSRMETTIRGIFVAGDSAGIEEATTAMLEGKIAGIGAALGAGVASPEWLKEIEKAQKELEEFRSGPFGSKVLEGLKKVVVE is encoded by the coding sequence ATGCGCCTTAGTGAACATCCTATTTTGAATTTTGAAAAAGTTCGAGGAAAAGAAGTAACTATCTACTTCGAGGGGACACCAATAAAGGCCTATGAGGGTGAAACAATTGCCATGGCGCTCCACGCTGCAGGGATAAGAACATTCCAATACTCAACAAAAAAACACAGGCCTCGGGGATTGTTTTGTGCAATTGGAAAATGTTCTTCTTGTCTAATGAAGGTTAATGGTATCCCAAACGTCAGGACATGTATAACTCTCGTTGAGGATGGAATGCAAATAGAAATGCAGGAAGAAAAACCGCTACTACCAAAAACTAAAAAGCCGCCAAAATGGAAAGAGCCGCCTAGAATTGAGGCGGATGTTATTGTGATAGGTGGTGGCCCGGCTGGAATGATGGCTGCTATTCATGCACGGGATGCTGGGGCAAAAGTAGTTCTATTAGATGAGAATCCAATGCTTGGTGGTCAGCTGGTTAAACAAACCCACAAGTTTTTTGGAAAGAGGGAGCAGTTTGCCGGAGTTAGAGGAATTAAAATAGCTGACATACTTGAAGAAGAGCTGAGAAAACGAAACATTGAACTTTTCTTAGAAACTTCTGCTATAATGCTTCTGCAGGAGGGAGAGGAAAAGCTGGTGGTTGGGGTCAGAAAGAACAAAGAACTCATTGAGTTTAAAGGAAAAGCCGTTGTGGTTGCAACAGGAGCAATGGAAAGGATGATTCCGTTTGAAAATAACGATTTACCAGGAGTATATGGGGCTGGTGCAATTCAAACACTTATGAACACTTATGGAGTAAAACCTGGGGATAAAGTCTTAATTGTTGGGGCCGGTAATGTTGGGCTTATCTTGGCTTACCAATTATATCAAGCGGGAGTGAAGGTTGAGGCAATAGTTGAAGCAATGCCCAAAGTAGGAGGATATTTTGTTCATGCGGCTAAGATTAGACGGCTTGGTATTCCAATATTGACAAGACACACAATCCTTAGAGCTGAGGGCAAAGAAAAAGTGGAAAGGGCAATTGTGGCCCAGCTTGATGAGAACTGGAAAGTTATTTCTGGAACAGAGAGAGTCTTTGAAGTTGATGTAATCGCTTTAGCCGTGGGATTAAGGCCGAGTATAGAACTTTTACACCAAGTCGGCTGCCAAATTAAGTATGTCCCAGAACTTGGAGGACACGTAGTAATTAGGGACTCAAGGATGGAGACAACTATAAGGGGAATCTTTGTTGCTGGAGACTCTGCGGGAATTGAAGAAGCTACGACAGCAATGCTCGAAGGAAAGATAGCAGGAATTGGGGCAGCTTTAGGTGCAGGGGTGGCTTCTCCTGAGTGGCTCAAAGAAATAGAAAAAGCTCAGAAAGAGCTTGAAGAGTTCAGAAGCGGTCCATTTGGAAGTAAAGTTCTTGAAGGTCTCAAGAAGGTGGTGGTAGAATGA
- a CDS encoding FAD-binding oxidoreductase has product MKSKAEVIVIGGGSTGTSIAYHLAKLGVDVVLIEKGYLGSGSTFRCATGIRQQFTDEANIRLQKYNVERWKRLSEELEYDVNFKQTGYLFLATTEEEVEAFKQNIELHNKFGVPTRLITPEEAKEIVPLLNADEFLAGQWNPTDGKANPFKTVFAFARKARELGAEIYEYTEVTDVIVENKEVQGVKTNRGIIKADVIVNAANAWAPIINEMAGLGKEFIPIKPYKHQLVKTEPLKEGQIEPLVCPPAWNDSYVIQDGEDGGVLCGTGIEHGPTYDMTPTYDFLRGVLKWATRIIPALKYVHILRQWAGFYAKTPDSNPAIGKINHINGFYIAAGFSGHGFMMAPGVGEAMADLIVKGKTKVPLDWDWYDPHRFERGELRSTAFQIG; this is encoded by the coding sequence ATGAAGAGTAAAGCAGAGGTTATTGTTATAGGTGGAGGAAGTACTGGTACATCGATAGCTTATCACCTTGCTAAACTTGGTGTTGATGTTGTTCTTATAGAAAAAGGCTACTTAGGGAGTGGATCCACGTTTAGATGTGCCACTGGGATTAGACAGCAATTCACTGATGAAGCCAACATAAGGCTTCAAAAATATAACGTTGAAAGATGGAAACGGCTAAGTGAAGAGCTGGAATATGATGTGAATTTCAAGCAAACTGGGTATCTTTTCCTTGCCACAACGGAGGAAGAAGTTGAAGCTTTTAAGCAAAATATAGAACTTCACAATAAGTTTGGTGTTCCCACGAGGCTTATAACACCGGAAGAAGCGAAAGAAATAGTGCCCTTACTAAATGCTGATGAATTCTTGGCAGGTCAATGGAATCCTACAGATGGAAAGGCCAATCCATTTAAAACTGTTTTTGCCTTTGCAAGAAAGGCTAGGGAGTTGGGTGCTGAGATCTATGAATACACAGAAGTAACCGATGTCATCGTTGAGAATAAAGAAGTCCAAGGGGTAAAAACTAACAGGGGTATTATAAAAGCGGATGTAATAGTAAATGCAGCCAATGCATGGGCCCCAATAATAAATGAAATGGCTGGTTTGGGGAAGGAATTCATTCCAATAAAGCCCTACAAACATCAACTTGTGAAGACTGAACCTCTTAAAGAAGGCCAAATTGAACCCTTAGTGTGTCCACCAGCATGGAATGATTCTTATGTAATCCAAGATGGAGAAGATGGTGGAGTTCTTTGTGGAACAGGAATAGAACACGGTCCCACTTATGACATGACACCCACTTACGACTTTCTGAGAGGCGTGCTTAAATGGGCTACTCGTATAATCCCAGCACTTAAATATGTACACATATTAAGACAGTGGGCAGGTTTTTATGCGAAGACTCCTGATAGCAACCCCGCAATAGGCAAAATAAACCATATAAACGGTTTTTATATTGCTGCTGGTTTCAGTGGTCATGGTTTCATGATGGCACCTGGTGTGGGAGAGGCAATGGCAGATCTCATAGTTAAAGGAAAGACAAAAGTACCTTTAGATTGGGACTGGTACGACCCACACCGCTTTGAAAGAGGAGAACTTAGAAGTACAGCCTTCCAAATTGGTTGA
- a CDS encoding MFS transporter, which produces MKRWKSVILNTLVMTAGFGTLSMMSVAKPDIISHFGISGEAYDLQHVAYVFGLFIAFLLGHTKLYEGSFKRSVAIALSFAAIPQAVIPYVGNWHLVVLLRFIQGFVVSLVPLFSTQIANYFVAERPFAKGIILSGIFWGGVFGSMSAKYLVNALGWKSAFLVTVVVMYAVLLVWWLFTEDFEIVHKSEKSTKVNIWSMKFTWVLGFTFFPALWVIFTIVGFSSSLAYALGWNKSQVANLSTTLNISKAIWSIVMGFVGFQLSKRNTTARGLFNAIVHVMILSYAISFVGLVVYSKAMLDGSYSLALASVWLIGALRGTGPAFWTSAPATYPRSIYPRASFALGLISNSANAVAPSITEALARQSETLALGELALMPLLGILILITVSRMKLPVEELGEDA; this is translated from the coding sequence ATGAAACGTTGGAAATCTGTAATCCTGAATACACTTGTAATGACAGCTGGATTTGGAACTCTGAGTATGATGAGTGTAGCTAAACCCGATATAATATCTCACTTTGGAATAAGTGGAGAGGCTTACGATCTTCAACATGTAGCCTATGTCTTTGGTCTCTTTATAGCATTTCTTTTAGGTCATACAAAACTTTATGAAGGGAGTTTTAAGAGGAGTGTTGCTATAGCCCTTAGTTTTGCTGCAATACCGCAAGCTGTGATTCCTTATGTTGGAAATTGGCATCTAGTGGTACTTTTAAGGTTTATTCAGGGTTTTGTCGTGAGTTTAGTGCCTCTGTTTAGTACGCAGATAGCTAACTACTTTGTGGCCGAGAGACCATTTGCTAAAGGTATAATCCTCTCTGGAATCTTTTGGGGTGGTGTTTTTGGTTCAATGAGTGCCAAATATTTGGTAAACGCTCTTGGCTGGAAATCAGCATTTTTGGTGACTGTTGTTGTAATGTATGCTGTTCTTTTAGTATGGTGGTTATTTACGGAAGACTTTGAGATAGTCCACAAAAGCGAGAAAAGTACAAAAGTTAACATTTGGAGCATGAAATTTACTTGGGTCCTTGGATTTACATTTTTCCCTGCCTTGTGGGTGATTTTCACAATAGTTGGTTTCTCATCATCTCTAGCTTATGCGCTCGGATGGAACAAAAGCCAAGTGGCAAACTTAAGCACGACTTTGAATATCTCAAAGGCTATTTGGTCAATAGTTATGGGCTTTGTCGGATTTCAGCTTTCTAAAAGAAACACTACTGCCAGGGGGCTTTTCAACGCGATTGTACATGTGATGATACTCTCTTATGCAATATCTTTTGTAGGTTTGGTGGTTTACTCCAAAGCCATGCTTGATGGGAGTTACTCTTTAGCTTTGGCTTCAGTATGGCTTATAGGGGCCCTCCGAGGGACAGGACCAGCTTTTTGGACGTCCGCTCCTGCTACATATCCAAGGAGCATATATCCAAGAGCTTCCTTTGCATTGGGATTAATATCCAATTCAGCTAATGCGGTGGCTCCCTCTATAACAGAAGCACTTGCAAGGCAAAGTGAGACATTAGCACTTGGGGAATTAGCCCTCATGCCACTCTTGGGCATATTGATCTTGATTACTGTTTCAAGAATGAAATTGCCAGTAGAGGAGCTTGGGGAGGACGCTTAA
- a CDS encoding 50S ribosomal protein L39e: MARNKPVAKKLRLAKAAKQNRRVPVWVIVKTNRKVLTHPKRRYWRRTKLKE, from the coding sequence ATGGCAAGGAACAAGCCTGTAGCGAAAAAGCTTCGTTTGGCAAAGGCAGCTAAGCAAAATAGGAGAGTCCCTGTGTGGGTTATTGTAAAGACAAATAGAAAAGTCCTAACTCATCCTAAGAGGAGATATTGGAGGAGAACAAAGCTTAAGGAGTGA